cggttcaacgacctagtcttcaactcacgacgaattttagaaatcatatttttaactcaatgaaataaagtaaatttttgtttttaaattcacaccaaacttaaatttaaaatgcataaaattaaaatttcatataaatattattaatatttttatacattaattttacaaacttatattgaaaatattaatttttaaaatatttaaaaacttaaatattttgatttaaaaagatttacaatattaatttaatatttatatattaattttaaaaataaggtaaaaattaaaattaaaaatctttttggtcttttatcccactttaatcaatcaaatattatcaaaaatatacgcccctcttttcggtaaagtaatttcggttccataacctagttttactcctgacgaatttttgaaatattttgggttgattgattaaagatatttataccttaagaataaacggtaaatttcacagtgatgtaataaatttttgtatgatatcaataatttcggttacacatacctaatttaattgaatatcaatttaatactttatagcgaacgattcagcgtttattatcaaaaggttaaaagcaataaataaaaaaacaaaaataaaaactgtacatacttacctatgagaaagaattctcagagacctgctttagccgactcataggagagtcgtgtgatttggttctccatagctacataagcgtaacctcgattcttcaatatcttttcttctaaacatatgaacggtccttctctgcatagagtaacaaattcggtatttgaatatgtttgattgtttgaacatttaccttcacgtgaccattttccgcatttatgacatctttcaaggtgtcgtgctcttctttttgttgcggactttgatttgcctttaccaaaatgtatcttatgatgatctttcctgagttcttttcttactccgtccattttgcctcttatgaatgataccaattcactcggaagggtgtcattattacgtttagtaatcatagcatgtagcattagaccatggtttagttcaaaggaattcttcatctcgtaaaacctaaaaaaaataaaaattcagaatggagggaggagactagttctttagagtctgctagggaaagaccattcggattccattcttggaaactacacgaaaacagaatatctaaatctaacagaaatacatattatcctaaaaagatttgattctccccacatttagttagctgtggtgtcaaaattgtgaataacttcgtttttaattggactatcaacaacttgtatatctctgacttttgcttcaagccaattattgatttcctctgtaactttcaaaaattcaactaacattgccttttctttaggcgataaattggatactaatcggttacataacttaaagttccccttaatcctagcatcttgaatctgtttataaagtttcttcgttgaattattaaaaatgggttcatctaatttcgtattaacaatggggttctttgttatcaggtcatcattggttgttgcttcatcttccccacacttaggcatttttattggttcaacagttttgattGGTGgaaatctaaactttcggttcacaaaggtgatcgatttgtcaccatccctaagtgtcattctaccttctcttacatcaatgaacgcctaggtggttgctaaaaatgggcgacctaaaattagaggaatatcaaggtcttcctccatattaataactatgaagtttgcaacaaaggtcaaacttcccactttaacaagtaaattgtttgctattccaaccgagtgtttaatggtttgatcaaataattgaatacctattctggttggttttaatttacccacacctaattgcacttgctcctaaatctgtgagtccattatacatagcaccagaGGCGGAGTCAGGATTTTAGATCGTTGGTGTcacataataatattaaaatatattaattacaAAAATTTAATTAGTAAAGGATGATTAACTACAGACATAAAAAATAAACAAATTATCCTCGATCACAATTGCCCCCTATGGTATTTCATTCGTTGAAAACGATCCATGATTGCTTCATCTGTTACACGAGCTAGTGCTTCTCTTTCTATGGCACCAATTAGACAACcgttcaaaaattcatcattcatCCGGCTACGCAGATCTGACTTTACAAGTTTCATTGTCGAAATACACCTCTCGACTGTTGCGGTTGCAACAGGCAAAATCAAAGCAAGTTTTAATAACCGGCAAACATAACGATATGAAAGATGTTTTTCGGTTTCAACCATCAATCTAGAAAGTTCGGCAATCCCTTTTAAGTTAGCAAATCTTGGATCTCGATGTACAACATCATAATAGATGCCAAGTTCATGCTTAAGAAGATCTCTTTCCGCTTGATTAAAATCCATAGGATACATCTCACTTAACCTCATTAACTTAGACGCATCAAACATACAAAATGAATTACGCGGACTTAAAGCATCCATATTAGTAAGCAGTTCGG
The window above is part of the Rutidosis leptorrhynchoides isolate AG116_Rl617_1_P2 chromosome 1, CSIRO_AGI_Rlap_v1, whole genome shotgun sequence genome. Proteins encoded here:
- the LOC139877012 gene encoding uncharacterized protein, yielding MDEVYVVSRNRKSNITNKHFLKYDIFNAVLDMIIQELGDRFSEVSTELLTNMDALSPRNSFCMFDASKLMRLSEMYPMDFNQAERDLLKHELGIYYDVVHRDPRFANLKGIAELSRLMVETEKHLSYRYVCRLLKLALILPVATATVERCISTMKLVKSDLRSRMNDEFLNGCLIGAIEREALARVTDEAIMDRFQRMKYHRGQL